In the genome of Magnolia sinica isolate HGM2019 chromosome 2, MsV1, whole genome shotgun sequence, one region contains:
- the LOC131237866 gene encoding uncharacterized protein LOC131237866 isoform X3 has product MTFRLSMMNLLPFHHHPSICIGCKGWTNHIIHGAFHDPGHSINNSNQDLKKIQCHRLAQPRPRIKQERQASGQDEVPTNAQAGPSSGRKPRKPRKFRPGTVALWEIQKYQKSCELLIPADPFIRCVGRVEQGTIKVGEDVEILGLMQVGQEQATCTAKELREIPGSSHPIRDLDV; this is encoded by the exons ATGACTTTTCGCCTCTCGATGATGAATCTCCTGCCATTTCATCATCATCCGTCCATTTGCATAGGGTGTAAGGGTTGGACGAATCATATAATCCATGGTGCCTTCCACGATCCAGGACACTCGATTAACAACTCCAATCAG GATCTCAAGAAGATCCAGTGTCATCGGCTCGCCCAACCCCGGCCTCG AATAAAACAGGAACGTCAAGCGAGTGGACAGGATGAGGTACCTACAAATGCACAggcag GGCCTTCATCAGGGAGGAAGCCGCGGAAGCCTCGCAAGTTCAGGCCAGGGACTGTGGCTCTTTGGGAGATACAGAAGTATCAGAAGTCCTGTGAGCTGTTGATACCCGCAGATCCTTTCATTCGATGTGTGG GCCGTGTTGAACAAGGGACTATTAAAGTTGGAGAAGATGTAGAGATTTTAGGTTTAATGCAG GTTGGACAAGAACAGGCGACTTGTACTGCAAAGGAACTACGTGAAATTCCTG GTAGTTCCCACCCGATACGCGATTTGGATGTCTAA
- the LOC131237866 gene encoding uncharacterized protein LOC131237866 isoform X6 produces MTFRLSMMNLLPFHHHPSICIGCKGWTNHIIHGAFHDPGHSINNSNQDLKKIQCHRLAQPRPRIKQERQASGQDEVPTNAQAGPSSGRKPRKPRKFRPGTVALWEIQKYQKSCELLIPADPFIRCVGRVEQGTIKVGEDVEILGLMQVWAKFPFLKLFHHFEAGGTC; encoded by the exons ATGACTTTTCGCCTCTCGATGATGAATCTCCTGCCATTTCATCATCATCCGTCCATTTGCATAGGGTGTAAGGGTTGGACGAATCATATAATCCATGGTGCCTTCCACGATCCAGGACACTCGATTAACAACTCCAATCAG GATCTCAAGAAGATCCAGTGTCATCGGCTCGCCCAACCCCGGCCTCG AATAAAACAGGAACGTCAAGCGAGTGGACAGGATGAGGTACCTACAAATGCACAggcag GGCCTTCATCAGGGAGGAAGCCGCGGAAGCCTCGCAAGTTCAGGCCAGGGACTGTGGCTCTTTGGGAGATACAGAAGTATCAGAAGTCCTGTGAGCTGTTGATACCCGCAGATCCTTTCATTCGATGTGTGG GCCGTGTTGAACAAGGGACTATTAAAGTTGGAGAAGATGTAGAGATTTTAGGTTTAATGCAGGTTTGGGCCAAATTTCCATTTCTCAAATTATTTCACCATTTTGAAGCAG GTGGCACTTGTTGA
- the LOC131237866 gene encoding uncharacterized protein LOC131237866 isoform X7, which translates to MTFRLSMMNLLPFHHHPSICIGCKGWTNHIIHGAFHDPGHSINNSNQDLKKIQCHRLAQPRPRIKQERQASGQDEVPTNAQAGPSSGRKPRKPRKFRPGTVALWEIQKYQKSCELLIPADPFIRCVGRVEQGTIKVGEDVEILGLMQATCTAKELREIPGGTC; encoded by the exons ATGACTTTTCGCCTCTCGATGATGAATCTCCTGCCATTTCATCATCATCCGTCCATTTGCATAGGGTGTAAGGGTTGGACGAATCATATAATCCATGGTGCCTTCCACGATCCAGGACACTCGATTAACAACTCCAATCAG GATCTCAAGAAGATCCAGTGTCATCGGCTCGCCCAACCCCGGCCTCG AATAAAACAGGAACGTCAAGCGAGTGGACAGGATGAGGTACCTACAAATGCACAggcag GGCCTTCATCAGGGAGGAAGCCGCGGAAGCCTCGCAAGTTCAGGCCAGGGACTGTGGCTCTTTGGGAGATACAGAAGTATCAGAAGTCCTGTGAGCTGTTGATACCCGCAGATCCTTTCATTCGATGTGTGG GCCGTGTTGAACAAGGGACTATTAAAGTTGGAGAAGATGTAGAGATTTTAGGTTTAATGCAG GCGACTTGTACTGCAAAGGAACTACGTGAAATTCCTG GTGGCACTTGTTGA
- the LOC131237866 gene encoding uncharacterized protein LOC131237866 isoform X4 has product MTFRLSMMNLLPFHHHPSICIGCKGWTNHIIHGAFHDPGHSINNSNQDLKKIQCHRLAQPRPRIKQERQASGQDEVPTNAQAGPSSGRKPRKPRKFRPGTVALWEIQKYQKSCELLIPADPFIRCVGRVEQGTIKVGEDVEILGLMQATCTAKELREIPGSSHPIRDLDV; this is encoded by the exons ATGACTTTTCGCCTCTCGATGATGAATCTCCTGCCATTTCATCATCATCCGTCCATTTGCATAGGGTGTAAGGGTTGGACGAATCATATAATCCATGGTGCCTTCCACGATCCAGGACACTCGATTAACAACTCCAATCAG GATCTCAAGAAGATCCAGTGTCATCGGCTCGCCCAACCCCGGCCTCG AATAAAACAGGAACGTCAAGCGAGTGGACAGGATGAGGTACCTACAAATGCACAggcag GGCCTTCATCAGGGAGGAAGCCGCGGAAGCCTCGCAAGTTCAGGCCAGGGACTGTGGCTCTTTGGGAGATACAGAAGTATCAGAAGTCCTGTGAGCTGTTGATACCCGCAGATCCTTTCATTCGATGTGTGG GCCGTGTTGAACAAGGGACTATTAAAGTTGGAGAAGATGTAGAGATTTTAGGTTTAATGCAG GCGACTTGTACTGCAAAGGAACTACGTGAAATTCCTG GTAGTTCCCACCCGATACGCGATTTGGATGTCTAA
- the LOC131237866 gene encoding uncharacterized protein LOC131237866 isoform X2 — protein sequence MTFRLSMMNLLPFHHHPSICIGCKGWTNHIIHGAFHDPGHSINNSNQDLKKIQCHRLAQPRPRIKQERQASGQDEVPTNAQAGPSSGRKPRKPRKFRPGTVALWEIQKYQKSCELLIPADPFIRCVGRVEQGTIKVGEDVEILGLMQATCTAKELREIPGSFHLSFTLHCDQKISLFDYQVVPTRYAIWMSN from the exons ATGACTTTTCGCCTCTCGATGATGAATCTCCTGCCATTTCATCATCATCCGTCCATTTGCATAGGGTGTAAGGGTTGGACGAATCATATAATCCATGGTGCCTTCCACGATCCAGGACACTCGATTAACAACTCCAATCAG GATCTCAAGAAGATCCAGTGTCATCGGCTCGCCCAACCCCGGCCTCG AATAAAACAGGAACGTCAAGCGAGTGGACAGGATGAGGTACCTACAAATGCACAggcag GGCCTTCATCAGGGAGGAAGCCGCGGAAGCCTCGCAAGTTCAGGCCAGGGACTGTGGCTCTTTGGGAGATACAGAAGTATCAGAAGTCCTGTGAGCTGTTGATACCCGCAGATCCTTTCATTCGATGTGTGG GCCGTGTTGAACAAGGGACTATTAAAGTTGGAGAAGATGTAGAGATTTTAGGTTTAATGCAG GCGACTTGTACTGCAAAGGAACTACGTGAAATTCCTGGTAGTTTTCACTTGTCCTTTACTTTGCATTGTGACCAAAAAATCAGTTTGTTTgactatcag GTAGTTCCCACCCGATACGCGATTTGGATGTCTAATTAA
- the LOC131237866 gene encoding uncharacterized protein LOC131237866 isoform X1 has translation MTFRLSMMNLLPFHHHPSICIGCKGWTNHIIHGAFHDPGHSINNSNQDLKKIQCHRLAQPRPRIKQERQASGQDEVPTNAQAGPSSGRKPRKPRKFRPGTVALWEIQKYQKSCELLIPADPFIRCVGRVEQGTIKVGEDVEILGLMQVGQEQATCTAKELREIPGSFHLSFTLHCDQKISLFDYQVVPTRYAIWMSN, from the exons ATGACTTTTCGCCTCTCGATGATGAATCTCCTGCCATTTCATCATCATCCGTCCATTTGCATAGGGTGTAAGGGTTGGACGAATCATATAATCCATGGTGCCTTCCACGATCCAGGACACTCGATTAACAACTCCAATCAG GATCTCAAGAAGATCCAGTGTCATCGGCTCGCCCAACCCCGGCCTCG AATAAAACAGGAACGTCAAGCGAGTGGACAGGATGAGGTACCTACAAATGCACAggcag GGCCTTCATCAGGGAGGAAGCCGCGGAAGCCTCGCAAGTTCAGGCCAGGGACTGTGGCTCTTTGGGAGATACAGAAGTATCAGAAGTCCTGTGAGCTGTTGATACCCGCAGATCCTTTCATTCGATGTGTGG GCCGTGTTGAACAAGGGACTATTAAAGTTGGAGAAGATGTAGAGATTTTAGGTTTAATGCAG GTTGGACAAGAACAGGCGACTTGTACTGCAAAGGAACTACGTGAAATTCCTGGTAGTTTTCACTTGTCCTTTACTTTGCATTGTGACCAAAAAATCAGTTTGTTTgactatcag GTAGTTCCCACCCGATACGCGATTTGGATGTCTAATTAA
- the LOC131237866 gene encoding uncharacterized protein LOC131237866 isoform X5, translating to MTFRLSMMNLLPFHHHPSICIGCKGWTNHIIHGAFHDPGHSINNSNQDLKKIQCHRLAQPRPRIKQERQASGQDEVPTNAQAGPSSGRKPRKPRKFRPGTVALWEIQKYQKSCELLIPADPFIRCVGRVEQGTIKVGEDVEILGLMQVGQEQATCTAKELREIPGGTC from the exons ATGACTTTTCGCCTCTCGATGATGAATCTCCTGCCATTTCATCATCATCCGTCCATTTGCATAGGGTGTAAGGGTTGGACGAATCATATAATCCATGGTGCCTTCCACGATCCAGGACACTCGATTAACAACTCCAATCAG GATCTCAAGAAGATCCAGTGTCATCGGCTCGCCCAACCCCGGCCTCG AATAAAACAGGAACGTCAAGCGAGTGGACAGGATGAGGTACCTACAAATGCACAggcag GGCCTTCATCAGGGAGGAAGCCGCGGAAGCCTCGCAAGTTCAGGCCAGGGACTGTGGCTCTTTGGGAGATACAGAAGTATCAGAAGTCCTGTGAGCTGTTGATACCCGCAGATCCTTTCATTCGATGTGTGG GCCGTGTTGAACAAGGGACTATTAAAGTTGGAGAAGATGTAGAGATTTTAGGTTTAATGCAG GTTGGACAAGAACAGGCGACTTGTACTGCAAAGGAACTACGTGAAATTCCTG GTGGCACTTGTTGA
- the LOC131237866 gene encoding histone H3-like centromeric protein CENH3 isoform X8, with product MTFRLSMMNLLPFHHHPSICIGCKGWTNHIIHGAFHDPGHSINNSNQDLKKIQCHRLAQPRPRIKQERQASGQDEVPTNAQAGPSSGRKPRKPRKFRPGTVALWEIQKYQKSCELLIPADPFIRCVRELTAFYSRGVNCWMAEALVAIQEAVLNKGLLKLEKM from the exons ATGACTTTTCGCCTCTCGATGATGAATCTCCTGCCATTTCATCATCATCCGTCCATTTGCATAGGGTGTAAGGGTTGGACGAATCATATAATCCATGGTGCCTTCCACGATCCAGGACACTCGATTAACAACTCCAATCAG GATCTCAAGAAGATCCAGTGTCATCGGCTCGCCCAACCCCGGCCTCG AATAAAACAGGAACGTCAAGCGAGTGGACAGGATGAGGTACCTACAAATGCACAggcag GGCCTTCATCAGGGAGGAAGCCGCGGAAGCCTCGCAAGTTCAGGCCAGGGACTGTGGCTCTTTGGGAGATACAGAAGTATCAGAAGTCCTGTGAGCTGTTGATACCCGCAGATCCTTTCATTCGATGT gtAAGGGAGCTAACTGCTTTCTATTCTAGGGGAGTTAATTGTTGGATGGCTGAAGCTTTAGTAGCAATCCAAGAG GCCGTGTTGAACAAGGGACTATTAAAGTTGGAGAAGATGTAG